One Verrucomicrobiota bacterium genomic region harbors:
- a CDS encoding DUF1080 domain-containing protein — protein sequence MNLLKTVLPLALLSLSACSPSKDSGTHTIDLFNGTSLDGWQNFGGGKFYVEDGMIVGEAAPGFPNSFLATNDRYDDFELEVDFKVDALLNSGVQIRSNVYPEETTTIRWGGTFKDDGSKDVRERVWEKGRFWGYQVEIDPSDRGWTGTLYEEGARGFLHIPGEDMAPKGTYKPEDWNHFKIVAKGDRIQTWLNGVQVANVNDSDKATGYIALQLHGIGNSKEKIGQKVWWRNIRLVQ from the coding sequence ATGAATCTTCTCAAAACAGTTCTCCCATTAGCCCTTTTATCACTATCAGCCTGCAGTCCGTCCAAAGACTCAGGAACGCACACGATTGACCTATTCAATGGAACGAGCCTCGACGGCTGGCAAAACTTCGGTGGCGGAAAATTTTATGTGGAAGATGGGATGATTGTAGGCGAAGCAGCTCCGGGATTTCCCAATAGTTTTCTGGCCACGAACGACAGGTACGACGACTTTGAGTTGGAAGTGGATTTCAAGGTGGATGCTCTTCTCAATTCAGGCGTACAAATTCGCAGCAATGTCTACCCTGAAGAAACTACCACCATCCGTTGGGGTGGGACGTTCAAGGACGACGGCAGCAAAGACGTCAGAGAAAGGGTCTGGGAGAAGGGTCGCTTCTGGGGTTATCAAGTTGAAATTGACCCGAGCGACCGCGGTTGGACTGGCACTTTGTACGAAGAAGGCGCTCGTGGGTTTTTACATATTCCCGGTGAAGACATGGCTCCAAAAGGAACTTACAAACCTGAAGATTGGAACCACTTTAAAATCGTCGCCAAAGGAGACCGCATCCAAACATGGCTCAACGGAGTCCAGGTGGCCAATGTAAACGACAGCGACAAAGCCACTGGCTACATTGCGCTACAGCTTCACGGCATAGGAAACAGCAAGGAAAAGATTGGCCAGAAAGTGTGGTGGCGAAATATTCGCCTGGTCCAGTAA
- a CDS encoding DUF5069 domain-containing protein — protein MATVEELAKDLTHEFPRSPREVLGGYVVAGRTLDKCRSDLAGTKGEYHFDCPLDNFFFDFVGISADDFKAFVATGADDEAVAAWIVEHATPREKSKIIQWNNDMRGKRLCEMPAPLQEFLEGYIPKYIPEGKIVYVWFDVYDIEEGRI, from the coding sequence ATGGCAACTGTAGAAGAACTCGCAAAAGACCTCACACACGAATTTCCACGCAGCCCTCGAGAAGTACTCGGTGGCTATGTAGTAGCTGGCCGGACGCTTGATAAGTGTCGGTCCGATCTCGCCGGGACCAAGGGTGAATATCACTTCGATTGCCCACTCGATAACTTCTTTTTTGATTTTGTTGGGATCTCAGCGGATGACTTTAAAGCGTTTGTGGCGACCGGAGCGGATGATGAAGCGGTGGCTGCCTGGATTGTTGAGCATGCCACGCCACGGGAGAAATCTAAGATCATTCAGTGGAATAACGATATGCGGGGAAAGCGGCTCTGCGAAATGCCAGCACCGCTTCAGGAGTTTCTTGAAGGGTACATTCCTAAATACATCCCAGAAGGAAAAATCGTCTATGTCTGGTTCGACGTCTACGATATTGAGGAAGGTCGAATTTAA
- a CDS encoding Nramp family divalent metal transporter, translating to MTEISEAPRTWRGILKQLGPGLIISANIVGSGELIVTTKLGADVGFILLWFIIIGCVIKVFVQVELGRYTISKGKTTLQAINSVPGPRAKVSWLVWLWSCMFCAIFFQLSGMVGGVAQVLGLAGSDLSHTVLAILITGSCAVLLYIGRYKFIQFFSTFMVAAFSIFTVFAVFSLYWTDYGITMPQLVEGLSFGLPDDFLVAFAAFGVIGVGASELIYYPYWCLEKGYAKYVGPDDGSEVWVNRAKGWLRVMRYDALMSLVIYTGATVAFYLLGAAVLNGKGIEVTNDSLMINLSNLYSTSFGVVGLWIFIVGAIVVLYSTIFISTASNSRLAADFLGLLGLIKIDTDAKRQKAIRIACVVLPAMYCIFYLSVGKPVTLVTIGAVAQALMLPFLSGAALYFLYNQTHEKLRPRASWIFFLWISAMLMTSVGIYQLYSEIQKFLM from the coding sequence ATGACTGAAATATCAGAAGCACCACGTACCTGGAGAGGTATACTCAAGCAACTCGGCCCCGGGCTCATCATATCCGCCAATATCGTCGGGTCTGGAGAGTTGATTGTGACCACTAAACTTGGAGCCGATGTTGGGTTCATTTTGCTTTGGTTTATCATCATCGGATGTGTCATCAAAGTGTTTGTCCAGGTTGAGCTTGGGCGCTACACGATTTCAAAAGGCAAAACGACCTTGCAGGCGATCAACTCGGTCCCAGGGCCTCGTGCGAAGGTATCCTGGCTGGTCTGGTTGTGGTCTTGTATGTTTTGTGCCATTTTTTTTCAACTCTCGGGCATGGTTGGCGGAGTCGCCCAGGTTCTGGGACTGGCAGGGTCCGATTTGTCGCACACGGTGCTGGCGATTCTGATTACGGGGTCGTGTGCCGTGCTACTCTACATTGGTCGATACAAGTTTATTCAGTTCTTTTCAACTTTCATGGTGGCGGCGTTTTCCATTTTCACGGTCTTCGCGGTATTTTCCCTCTATTGGACAGACTACGGCATCACCATGCCGCAGTTAGTGGAGGGCTTAAGCTTTGGACTACCGGATGATTTTTTAGTGGCATTCGCTGCGTTTGGAGTCATCGGGGTAGGTGCCTCGGAACTTATTTATTACCCCTACTGGTGTCTTGAAAAAGGATATGCCAAGTACGTGGGTCCCGACGATGGCAGTGAGGTTTGGGTGAATCGTGCAAAAGGATGGCTGCGTGTTATGAGGTACGATGCCTTGATGTCTTTGGTCATTTACACGGGAGCTACGGTGGCTTTTTACCTGCTCGGAGCGGCGGTGCTGAACGGCAAGGGGATCGAAGTTACAAACGACAGTTTGATGATCAACCTTTCGAATCTTTATAGCACCTCCTTTGGTGTGGTGGGTTTGTGGATATTTATTGTGGGTGCGATCGTGGTGCTCTATTCGACGATATTCATTTCTACCGCCTCGAACAGTCGCCTTGCCGCGGACTTTCTGGGACTCCTTGGATTGATAAAAATAGATACCGATGCCAAACGCCAGAAAGCTATTCGGATAGCCTGCGTCGTCCTACCTGCTATGTATTGTATTTTCTATCTATCGGTTGGAAAGCCGGTGACCTTGGTCACCATTGGCGCAGTCGCCCAAGCGCTTATGCTTCCGTTCCTGAGTGGTGCCGCTTTGTATTTTCTTTATAATCAGACCCACGAGAAACTTCGACCTCGGGCCAGTTGGATTTTCTTTCTTTGGATATCCGCGATGTTGATGACTTCGGTCGGCATTTACCAACTTTACAGTGAGATCCAGAAGTTTTTAATGTAG
- a CDS encoding TIM barrel protein produces the protein MNRRSFLKRSSGFCLGGLSLSALPLIPGKAHASGSYKIGLSMYSLRFLFQDGSLSVFDYPAFSRKTFGLTEIDVWDGAFPKERKTDPEYFRELKKHADEAGTNLFLLMAGAVDANGKTLAERKAAVEPFKAYIDNAVILRSTFVRVFLKAPNVDRGDAIAHCIDALQPIARYAKEKGIIIAIEPGASEWAKQGDFLADIAREMNDPHLRLMPDFGKMKDHDPYGGTEAMMPFTSVVSAKSHNFDDKGNEVDFDYHRLMKAVIDADFKGIVAIEYEGKVTPPVEGVLATKHLLERFL, from the coding sequence ATGAATAGAAGAAGTTTTTTAAAACGTTCGAGTGGGTTTTGTCTCGGCGGATTGTCCCTGTCTGCTTTGCCTTTAATTCCTGGGAAGGCCCATGCGTCCGGATCCTACAAGATCGGACTCTCGATGTATTCCCTACGGTTTCTTTTTCAGGATGGATCGCTCTCGGTGTTTGACTATCCGGCTTTTTCCCGGAAGACGTTTGGATTAACCGAAATCGATGTATGGGATGGGGCATTCCCCAAGGAGCGAAAAACGGACCCTGAGTATTTCCGTGAATTGAAAAAGCACGCCGATGAAGCGGGAACCAATTTATTTCTCCTGATGGCCGGTGCGGTGGATGCGAACGGAAAGACCTTGGCAGAACGAAAAGCTGCCGTTGAACCTTTTAAAGCTTACATCGACAACGCGGTTATTTTGCGGAGTACGTTCGTTCGCGTATTCTTGAAAGCTCCGAATGTGGATCGAGGTGACGCCATCGCGCATTGTATTGATGCGCTTCAACCTATCGCTCGGTACGCAAAGGAAAAAGGAATAATCATCGCCATCGAGCCGGGCGCGTCGGAGTGGGCCAAACAGGGAGATTTTCTCGCCGATATCGCCCGGGAAATGAACGACCCACACCTACGCTTGATGCCCGACTTTGGTAAGATGAAGGATCACGATCCCTACGGAGGCACCGAGGCCATGATGCCGTTTACCTCGGTTGTATCTGCCAAGAGTCACAATTTTGACGATAAAGGAAACGAGGTCGACTTTGACTATCACCGCCTGATGAAAGCAGTAATCGACGCTGATTTTAAAGGTATCGTGGCCATCGAGTACGAGGGCAAAGTGACCCCTCCAGTTGAAGGAGTGTTGGCGACCAAGCATCTACTTGAGCGATTTCTATAG
- a CDS encoding arylsulfatase, translating into MKNIVSVPLLLLSLFCFANVALAEDRPHIIVMVADDLGWQDVSYHGEGNISTPHLDSLASRGVQLDQFYVQPVCSPTRGALMTGRYPIRFGMQCGVVRPWATHGLPLEEQTLAEGLRAAGYTTAITGKWHLGHSNGDYLPLQRGFDIQYGHYNGALDYFTHIRDGAHDWHRNDEPLYEEGYATDLIGQEAVGIIEAHSDSKPLFLYIPFNAPHTPLQATEEHLNRNAHIEDKSRRIYAAMVTSMDDAIGAIIGAANKHLPKENTLIFFSSDNGGIVRLGSNGKLRDGKSSLYEGGVRVPAIMAWDGTLKAGSVVKEPLHIVDLYPTLLGLAGSKPKQKLPLDGKDAWPTISQGKKTPHDYILHNLTPFHGAIRMGDWKLVHNGQANANETSAVGKEKWELFNISDDPYEKNDLSTKRPKDFQRLKKKLAELAGEAVAPIIPPNSMPNDFKVPKVWGHPE; encoded by the coding sequence ATGAAAAATATAGTTTCCGTTCCACTCCTTCTTTTATCGCTTTTCTGTTTTGCCAATGTTGCGTTGGCTGAAGATCGACCTCACATCATTGTAATGGTGGCCGACGATCTCGGCTGGCAGGACGTCAGTTATCATGGGGAGGGCAATATCTCCACTCCACACCTGGACAGTCTTGCAAGTCGTGGAGTGCAACTCGACCAATTCTATGTTCAACCGGTGTGTTCTCCTACAAGAGGCGCTTTGATGACAGGCCGATATCCGATTAGGTTTGGGATGCAATGTGGGGTTGTCCGGCCTTGGGCAACTCATGGGCTTCCCTTGGAAGAGCAAACCCTGGCTGAAGGATTACGGGCTGCAGGTTATACTACCGCGATTACCGGTAAGTGGCATCTGGGGCACAGCAATGGCGACTACCTTCCGCTCCAACGCGGGTTTGATATCCAATATGGACACTACAATGGAGCCTTGGATTACTTCACTCACATTCGCGATGGCGCCCACGATTGGCATCGAAATGACGAACCCTTATACGAAGAAGGTTACGCTACCGACCTCATCGGTCAGGAGGCGGTCGGAATCATCGAAGCACATAGTGATAGTAAACCTCTGTTTCTCTACATACCTTTCAATGCGCCTCACACGCCGCTTCAGGCCACAGAAGAACATCTGAATCGAAATGCTCACATTGAAGACAAAAGCCGTCGCATCTACGCAGCGATGGTTACGAGCATGGACGATGCGATTGGAGCGATCATCGGTGCGGCCAATAAGCATCTACCGAAGGAAAACACTTTGATCTTTTTCAGCTCCGACAACGGAGGTATTGTTCGACTCGGTTCCAACGGAAAACTTCGCGACGGAAAGAGTTCCCTTTACGAAGGGGGTGTTCGGGTTCCAGCCATCATGGCTTGGGATGGAACACTCAAAGCAGGTTCTGTTGTGAAAGAGCCATTGCACATCGTGGATTTGTATCCGACTCTTCTCGGCTTGGCCGGAAGCAAGCCCAAACAAAAATTACCCCTCGATGGGAAAGACGCGTGGCCGACTATAAGCCAAGGCAAGAAAACTCCTCATGATTATATCCTCCACAACCTGACTCCTTTTCATGGAGCGATCCGCATGGGTGATTGGAAACTCGTGCACAATGGGCAGGCAAATGCCAACGAGACCTCAGCGGTTGGAAAAGAAAAATGGGAGCTGTTTAACATAAGCGATGATCCATACGAAAAAAACGATCTAAGCACAAAACGGCCTAAAGACTTTCAAAGGCTGAAAAAGAAACTAGCCGAGTTGGCCGGAGAGGCTGTTGCTCCCATTATACCTCCTAATTCGATGCCGAACGACTTTAAAGTACCCAAGGTTTGGGGACATCCCGAATAA